The Rhodamnia argentea isolate NSW1041297 chromosome 10, ASM2092103v1, whole genome shotgun sequence sequence TGATATGCTTTATCAATTATCGGGTCGGAGTTGCAGAGCTTCAGTCTAGGCAACAGTTGATACGGCTGGTGAGAGCACCACTTAGAGCTCTGACCACTTACAGCGGTTTTTGGATCACTGCGAGAAAACTCGGGGACGCCCCCTTTAGTCACGTTGGAGTTACATGGCTAACTTATGAGGAGCCCTACATTATGTAATTTTTTCAGGGGGCTGAGATTATTATTATTCCCATTTTCCCTTGTAAGTGGGGGAGTTTTGATAAGGACTTTAGTTGTCAGTAGCGAGCGATTGTTGGCACTCGTTTATTTTGGCCATTGTTTTTGCATCcgtcttcattttttttgccCCCTGGATTTCTGGTTACATTAGCAATGTAAAAGATTCATGCTGGAGGAGGTGGTCCTCCTGTTGTATCTGAAGATTACTGATACTTAATAAGCAAATAACGAGACAATCCCGTTCACAGATGCATATTAAAAGATTTGGTCCCTGGGATTTAACCCTTATTGTCAATACAAATGCACTAGTTCGCTCCGCAGAAGGCAATGTCACACCATCCAATGACACCATATATCCATACAGAGATATTGTTTTGGCTGTAAAAAAAACTAAGGAAAGAAAGGGTTGCTAATGATGATGCTCCTGAATGTAGCGCAGCCCGCAATACTTGCAGATAGCAGGCTCATCCAAGTCAAGGCAGATAAACTCAATCGGGTGCCCCAGCGCAGGATTGTTGTCTGTAATGGAGAACAAACAAATGATGGATTTAGATGAATTGACTTCACATCATGCGACTCAGAACAAATAAATAAGGCACCGTCCATGACTAACCTCCTTCACAAGCAACTATCCTGCCTTCGACTTTAATGGGAGGAACCTCATTGATCAACTCCATTGGAGATTTCTTGCTAGTATcctacgaaaaagaaaaaatttaaaatgaccaGGAAGGTCCAAACACAACAATGCGCGCATTGAAGCTGCAGCGAGAAACATGGGTGGGAGAAAATGCTAGACCCTACACGTGTTTAAACACATGTACAAAAAGAGCCAAATGATCACATGAATACGGGATGTACACAAGGACGTTGCAGACAGGGGAGCTCAAACAGAGGTAGGTAACCTCTCTCTAGTTCCATTTAACTACATCTAACACCAGATTGCTCCACCCATCCAATATGTCAGTCACGCCTCATTTGCCTTCATAACAAGGTTATGGTCAAAGAAGACCTATTAGGAATGATGAGGAATCCTATCTTCTCGTATTCACCCACAAATATCAGAACCAAAGAAAGGAGGGACTCTGATCTAACAAACCACAACATTTATTACTAGAAAGGAGTTGAACACAAATCTCCTGAACCTTCCGGTCCGTAAAATTCCTTCCAAATTATTTGGTTTTTGAAGAAACTAACAGTATATTTAGGTTAAAGATTCCCAGGTCAAAGCTAAACACACTTCATCGAAGACAGAAAGACGTAACCAAGCCAGCTCCAGCGAGGGAGAGGTTAGCACATTCCTGGAAAGCAAaattcgaaaagaaaagaaaagaaaagaaaagaaagggaacatTAAGTTGGCTGCACTTTCTCAGACCGATCTTTAGgttcaaaacctgcaaaatcgCCATCTCTAATGCATCTGGGAAGAATTTCAAAAATCTAGTCTCTGATCTACATAGTAGCTAACAAGCTTcccttttctctatttcttcAGTTTCTGAAGTCTTGATATGTTATGAAGAAGAAGCCCCTTATAATAAGAGCCGAAGGAGTGACCGCTTAGGATGACGCTCATTATGTATCATGTGAAGAACCAGAAAGTGGAGCCAAGGCATGATGAGGAAATCCTCCGATCGAGCCTCGGTAATATTACTAAGGCCGGGAGAAAACTTTTGCCCCATGTCATTCCAATGGAAAATACCCCCAACCAACCGACTCTTCCAAAGATCGAAGACTAAAAGACTAAACAAAAATGATAAGCTCGTATTGGATTAAGACCACCCAGGGTTCCTATTGGAAGTATGCCAAGCTAAAACTTCATCGGTTTTGTGAAAGCCACACAAGGCATCCGAATGCTAAAGACCGATTGGTGCTATACTCGTCCTCGGcatacttttctttcttttttttttggctgtatACACAACCAAAATCTCGAACAAATCCGAAGTACCATAACCCACCCTTCGTTCGCCAAATAAACCCTAATTCTTGCAAGAGAAAGGAAGCTATGTGGGTCGCAACATCACAAACATAGTGGCAGTTCATACAAACTAATGAAGCAGGAGCAGAGAGAAGCTGAAAAGCAAAGAATCGAAGGAGTTAATACAGAGAAACGACCAACGGAAAGATGAGtat is a genomic window containing:
- the LOC115742757 gene encoding NADH dehydrogenase [ubiquinone] iron-sulfur protein 6, mitochondrial is translated as MASNLCRAVIRSSKLAHTVVGRSFSSVVAQPSSKFPLISEHTAKWMQDTSKKSPMELINEVPPIKVEGRIVACEGDNNPALGHPIEFICLDLDEPAICKYCGLRYIQEHHH